Below is a window of Spelaeicoccus albus DNA.
GGCCTCCGAGCGCGCCGCCGACGAGAACGAGCCCGACGACGGTGACACCGACAACCGATCCGATGCGGGGCCGGACGACGGCCGTCACCCCTAAGACGTCGACGAGGACGTGACGGCACACGGGTTAGACGGCTGCAACGAGGATTCCCGCATACTGAGTCAAGAATCCGGCGATGGTGAGCGAGTGGAACACCTCGTGAAACCCGAAGTACCGCGGCGCCGGATCGGGCCGTTTGAAGCCGTACACGATGGCGCCGAGGACGTAACAAGCTCCGCCGGCCAGCAAGAGTGCCCCGGCCGCGGGCGAGGCGCGGAAGAACGCCGGTAGATACCCGATGCCGGCTACCGCCATTCCCACGTAAACAGGCACGTACAGCCAGCGCGGCGCGCCAACCCAAAAAATGCGGAACGCGATTCCCGCGGCCGCCGCCGACCAAATGATTGTCAACAGGATTTCGGCGCTTCCGGTCGGAAGCAAGAGCAGCGCGACGGGCGTGTACGTGCCGGCGATGATCAAGAAGATGTTCGAGTGATCCCAGCGGCGCATCCAGACGGCCACCCGTCCGGACCAGGTACCGCGGTGGTACACGGCCGATGTGCCGAACAACAGCGCGGCAGTCACGGTGAAGATCACCGAAGCGATCCTGCTGGGCAGGGTCGGGGCGATCACTATCAGCACGATGCCCACGGCAACCGCGACCGGGAACATCGCGGCGTGCAGCCAGCCGCGCAGTTTCGGCTTCGCCGGCCGCACTGTACCGCCCGAACCGGAGAAGGTATCGGCCTGCATGCGGTTATTCTAACGTCGGGCACGCCGAGTTCGGCAGCGGTGCCGCGGGGACGTAATCTTGAACCCGGCACCGATGGAAGGACTGACGACGCGATGGGACTGAGGCGCCACCTGTACAGCGCATACGAGCGCGGCATGCTTCGCTCGCTTTTGCGCGAGGCTCCCGAAGAACTCCCGGCGCACGTCGCGGTGATCATCGACGGCAACAGGCGGTGGGCCAAGCTCTCCGGCGCGCCGGCACGGCACGGCCACCTGGCCGGCGCCGAAAAGATCCCGGACTTCCTGCGCTGGTGCGAAGAACTCGGCATCAAGGTCGTCACGTTGTACCTGCTGTCGAACGACAACTTCGTCAAACGGTCGCCGGCCGAACTTTCCGCGCTGACCGAAATCATCTCGGACGCAGTCGACCATATTGCCGCCACCGACGTGTGGCGGGTGCACCCGGTGGGGGCACTCGACCTGCTGCCGGCCGATTTGCACGCCAAACTCGACGGACTGGCCGAATCCACTGCCGAGCGCACGGGCCTGCACGTCAACGTGGCAATCGGCTACGGCGGCCGGCTGGAGATCTCCGACGCGATCCGTTCGCTGCTGCGGCACTATGCCGCCGAGGGGCTGACCCTTGCCGATGCCGCCGATCAGGTCACCCCCGACCAGATTGCCGAACACCTCTACACCAAGGGGCAGCCGGATCCCGACCTGATCATCCGCACATCGGGGGAGCAGCGGCTCTCCGGGTTCCTGCTCTGGCAGAGCGCCCATAGCGAGTTTTACTTTTGTGAGGCGTATTGGCCCGCATTCCGCCGAGTCGACTTCTTCCGCGCCGTCCGCTCCTATGTGGCGCGCGAACGTCGATACGGCGCTTGATCACTGCTCTTTTACCTTTCGCCGCGACCCTCCATGTAAGCGCTTGCGCAAAGCATCGGACGATAGTACTGTGACGTGCACCACGTGAGCGGTCCCCCGGCTCACGGTCAGTCAGAACTCGATGAAGAGGTGCACTATGGCGACATCCAAAGCGGCCCCGTTGGCAGGTCTTGCGGCAATGGCACTGCTGCTCACCGCGTGCTCCGGCTCGGGAGGATCCTCGAGCGGCGACAGCGGACCGCAATCGGAGAATTTGGGTGAGCGCGGGCCCATCACGTACGTCCAGGGCAAGGACAACAACAACGTCGTCCGGCCGCTGGTGAAGAAGTGGAACAAGGCTCACCCGAAGGAAAAAGTCACCTTCAAAGAGCAATCCGATAACGCCGATCAACAGCACGACGACCTCGTTCAGCACTTCCAAGCCAAGACCGACGACTACGACGTCGTGGACGTGGACGTGATCTGGACCGCCGAATTCGCCGCCAAGGGCTGGCTACAGCCGCTGACCGGCAAGATGGCCATCGATACGAAGCCGCTCATGCCGGCAACCGTCAAGACCGGCGAATACAACGACACCCAGTACGCGGCCCCGCAAACCTCCGACGGCGCCCTGCTCTTTTACCGCAAGGATCTGGTGAAGCAGGCCCCGAAGACGTGGGACGACATGATGGCCGATTGCAAGATCGCCAAGAAGAAGAACATGGGCTGCTATGCCGGGCAGTACGCAAAATACGAAGGGCTGACCGTCAACGTCTCGGAAGCCATCAACACCGCGGGCGGATCCATCGTCGGCAAGGACGGCAAGACCCCGACCTTGAACACCCCCGAAGCCAAGAAGGGCCTGCAACGGCTGGTCACGGCCTACAAGGACGGAAATATTCCCAAGCAGGCAATCACCTACCAGGAAGAGCAGGGCCGCCAGGCGTTCGAAGCAGGCAAGCTGATGTTCCTGCGCAACTGGCCGTACGTGTACTCGCTGGCGAAGACCGACGGATCGTCCAAAGTGAAGAACAAGTTCGGGATCGCGCCGATACCCGGCGAGGACGGCCCCGGCGCCGGGACTCTGGGCGGCCACAACGCCGCCATCAGCGTGTATTCAAAGCACAAGGCCACGGCGCACGACTTCGTGAAGTTCCTGGAGAGCGAGGAAACGCAGAAATTCTTCGTCACGCAGGGATCGCTGGCGCCGGTGCGCACGGACCTGTACGACAACAAGGAGCTGAACAAGAAGCTGCCGTACCTGTCCACGCTGAAGACGTCGATCCTGAACGCCGTCCCGCGCCCGGTCAGCCCGTTCTACCCGGCCATCACGAAAGCCGTGCAGGACAACGCCTATTCGGCGATCAAGGGCGAAAAGAGCGTCTCGAAGGCGCTGAAGAACATGCAAGCGGCCATCAAGTCGGCCGGATCCGGCTCCTAAAGCCGTCAGGGGGCGGGGCGCAACGCCCCGCCCCACCCAAGGAGCTCTCATGGCTGGCATCGATCTTGATCCGGCGACGCCCGAGTTGGCGCCGACCGGGAAGAAGCGCAAATACATCAACTCCGGGCACGGCAAACGCGCAGCCCTGTTGATAGCCCCGACAGTCGTCGTCCTTGCGATAGTCATCGGCTATCCGATAGTCAGCGCCGTCGTGTTGTCGCTGAAGAAGGATTCCGGACTCGACCCGTCAACCGGGATGTTCGTCCAGGGCGGATTCGCCGGGGTCGACAACTATGTGCACTGGCTTTTCCAACGTTGCACGTCCGCCGACGGCCAAGCGGGCGCGTGCCCACCCGGCAATCTGGGCGCACAATTCTGGCAGTCCACCGGAATCACCTTCTTCTTTGCGGCTGTGACGGTCAGCCTGGAAACGGCGTTCGGCCTCTGGATGGCCGTGATCATGAACCGCAGTTTTGTCGGCCGGGGCCTGCTGCGCGCAGCGGTTCTCGTCCCGTGGGCGATTCCGACCGCCGTCACGGCAAAACTCTGGTACTTCATCTTCGCCTACAACGGCATCGCCAATAAGCTGCTGCACACGCATATCCTGTGGACCGGCGACGAATGGCCGGCCCGGTTCGCCATCATCTTGGCCGATGTGTGGAAGACCACCCCGTTCATGGCTCTTCTCATCCTTGCGGGCCTGCAAATGATCCCGACCGACGTCTACGAAGCGGCAAAGGTCGACGGCGCGAGTGCCTGGCAACGATTCACGTCCATCACCATGCCGTTGGTCAAGCCGGCCCTGATGGTCGCAGTTCTGTTCCGCGTGCTGGATGCGCTGCGGATGTACGATCTGCCGGCCATTCTCACCGGCGGGGGAGGCGGGTCCGGCAACGCCACCACCACGTTGTCCATTCTCGTGGTCGACCAGATCAAACAAGGGTTCAACAGTGCCTCGGCGTTGTCCACCATCACGTTCGTGCTGATTTTCCTCGTGGCGTTCTTGCTGGTGAAGGTCACGGGGGCGTCGGTCGTGGACAACCCCGACCAACCGAAGAAGGAGGCCCTGCAATGAGCGTCCTGGAAACCGGCGCGCCAAGGCGCTTTGAACGGCGGGGCGGAATCGACTGGCAGTCGGTCCGCACGTACGGTGGCGTGGTTGTCATCGTCGTCTGGTGCCTCGCCCCGTTCT
It encodes the following:
- the trhA gene encoding PAQR family membrane homeostasis protein TrhA, with amino-acid sequence MQADTFSGSGGTVRPAKPKLRGWLHAAMFPVAVAVGIVLIVIAPTLPSRIASVIFTVTAALLFGTSAVYHRGTWSGRVAVWMRRWDHSNIFLIIAGTYTPVALLLLPTGSAEILLTIIWSAAAAGIAFRIFWVGAPRWLYVPVYVGMAVAGIGYLPAFFRASPAAGALLLAGGACYVLGAIVYGFKRPDPAPRYFGFHEVFHSLTIAGFLTQYAGILVAAV
- a CDS encoding isoprenyl transferase codes for the protein MGLRRHLYSAYERGMLRSLLREAPEELPAHVAVIIDGNRRWAKLSGAPARHGHLAGAEKIPDFLRWCEELGIKVVTLYLLSNDNFVKRSPAELSALTEIISDAVDHIAATDVWRVHPVGALDLLPADLHAKLDGLAESTAERTGLHVNVAIGYGGRLEISDAIRSLLRHYAAEGLTLADAADQVTPDQIAEHLYTKGQPDPDLIIRTSGEQRLSGFLLWQSAHSEFYFCEAYWPAFRRVDFFRAVRSYVARERRYGA
- a CDS encoding ABC transporter substrate-binding protein, which encodes MATSKAAPLAGLAAMALLLTACSGSGGSSSGDSGPQSENLGERGPITYVQGKDNNNVVRPLVKKWNKAHPKEKVTFKEQSDNADQQHDDLVQHFQAKTDDYDVVDVDVIWTAEFAAKGWLQPLTGKMAIDTKPLMPATVKTGEYNDTQYAAPQTSDGALLFYRKDLVKQAPKTWDDMMADCKIAKKKNMGCYAGQYAKYEGLTVNVSEAINTAGGSIVGKDGKTPTLNTPEAKKGLQRLVTAYKDGNIPKQAITYQEEQGRQAFEAGKLMFLRNWPYVYSLAKTDGSSKVKNKFGIAPIPGEDGPGAGTLGGHNAAISVYSKHKATAHDFVKFLESEETQKFFVTQGSLAPVRTDLYDNKELNKKLPYLSTLKTSILNAVPRPVSPFYPAITKAVQDNAYSAIKGEKSVSKALKNMQAAIKSAGSGS
- a CDS encoding carbohydrate ABC transporter permease, whose protein sequence is MAGIDLDPATPELAPTGKKRKYINSGHGKRAALLIAPTVVVLAIVIGYPIVSAVVLSLKKDSGLDPSTGMFVQGGFAGVDNYVHWLFQRCTSADGQAGACPPGNLGAQFWQSTGITFFFAAVTVSLETAFGLWMAVIMNRSFVGRGLLRAAVLVPWAIPTAVTAKLWYFIFAYNGIANKLLHTHILWTGDEWPARFAIILADVWKTTPFMALLILAGLQMIPTDVYEAAKVDGASAWQRFTSITMPLVKPALMVAVLFRVLDALRMYDLPAILTGGGGGSGNATTTLSILVVDQIKQGFNSASALSTITFVLIFLVAFLLVKVTGASVVDNPDQPKKEALQ